The Galactobacillus timonensis genome has a segment encoding these proteins:
- the rsfS gene encoding ribosome silencing factor, translated as MQELLNLVEKTLDEKLAENITVIDMKGVSPFTDHFVICTAMNPRHANALAEDLMKEAEKNGFHVRQREGAEGSSWILVDLYDCIVHIFTEQARQQYRLEQLWGDRPMEVYEGKKKDEVQP; from the coding sequence ATGCAGGAATTATTGAATCTTGTTGAAAAGACGCTGGATGAGAAGCTGGCGGAAAACATTACGGTCATTGACATGAAGGGGGTCAGCCCTTTTACAGATCATTTCGTGATCTGTACGGCAATGAATCCGCGCCATGCCAATGCACTGGCCGAGGATCTGATGAAGGAAGCGGAGAAAAACGGCTTCCATGTGCGTCAAAGAGAAGGTGCGGAGGGCAGTTCGTGGATCCTGGTCGATCTTTATGACTGCATCGTTCACATCTTTACGGAACAGGCGCGTCAGCAGTACCGGCTGGAACAACTGTGGGGCGATCGTCCGATGGAAGTCTATGAAGGAAAGAAGAAAGATGAGGTGCAGCCGTGA
- the yqeK gene encoding bis(5'-nucleosyl)-tetraphosphatase (symmetrical) YqeK: MKTVTLTGRFDPITQSELETITGWRKRGYQVFVAVSGEGILSPASRIQLLKAAIAPWRHVSIAEKDAVGKDTVDITDQAMEEKVRSGCFRYGAAGTRTLLLENGWYLNEVVYAQCSPHRAAHSISVARVCRDLARANGVDELLAWRTGMLHDITKRMNDDEGRKILAVYEPDKLTQNVKIWHSYTAVYWLKKEMGLYDPRILSAIHCHTVGHGRTRLDWILYVADKCEPTRGYDSSKELGLAKKNLKAAAQLVYEEAESYREGREGKE; this comes from the coding sequence ATGAAGACAGTCACTCTCACGGGCAGATTCGATCCCATCACGCAAAGCGAGCTGGAGACGATCACCGGCTGGCGCAAGCGTGGATACCAGGTATTCGTAGCAGTTAGCGGTGAAGGAATTCTTTCTCCGGCATCGCGCATTCAGCTGCTGAAGGCTGCGATCGCCCCCTGGCGTCATGTGTCGATTGCAGAAAAAGATGCAGTTGGAAAGGATACCGTTGATATCACGGATCAGGCGATGGAAGAGAAAGTCCGCAGCGGCTGTTTCCGCTATGGGGCAGCGGGTACCAGGACACTGCTTCTTGAAAACGGGTGGTATCTCAATGAGGTCGTTTATGCCCAGTGCAGTCCGCACCGGGCAGCGCATTCCATCTCCGTTGCCCGGGTATGCAGAGATCTGGCCAGGGCAAACGGTGTTGATGAGCTGCTTGCCTGGCGCACCGGAATGCTGCATGATATAACAAAACGGATGAATGACGACGAGGGGAGAAAGATCCTTGCCGTCTATGAACCGGACAAGCTGACGCAGAATGTGAAGATCTGGCACAGCTACACGGCCGTGTACTGGCTGAAGAAGGAAATGGGGCTGTATGATCCACGGATTCTTTCCGCCATTCACTGTCATACGGTGGGACACGGGCGAACCAGGCTGGACTGGATCCTGTACGTTGCGGATAAGTGCGAGCCGACGCGGGGCTATGACAGCTCCAAGGAGCTTGGCCTGGCAAAGAAGAATCTGAAGGCGGCGGCGCAGCTGGTGTATGAAGAAGCGGAGTCTTACCGCGAGGGACGAGAGGGAAAAGAATAA
- the yhbY gene encoding ribosome assembly RNA-binding protein YhbY: MLTKKQKKYLAGQAVNLKPLFQVGKDALSDNFIVMIDNALRARELIKIKVLKTAPEDVEEIAFDLAMNTESEVVQRIGRTIVLYRRNPDKQGIILP; encoded by the coding sequence ATGTTGACGAAGAAACAGAAAAAATATCTGGCAGGGCAGGCGGTGAATCTGAAACCCCTGTTTCAGGTGGGCAAGGACGCGCTGAGCGACAACTTCATCGTGATGATTGACAATGCGCTGCGGGCAAGAGAGCTGATCAAGATCAAGGTGCTGAAGACGGCGCCGGAAGATGTGGAAGAGATCGCCTTTGATCTTGCCATGAATACGGAAAGCGAAGTGGTGCAGCGCATCGGCAGAACGATCGTTCTCTACCGCCGTAACCCGGATAAACAGGGTATCATTCTTCCATGA
- a CDS encoding GTPase, which produces MAKCIGCGAELQTMDPNGIGYTPKEGSSYCQRCFRLIHYDDLGISMRRGIDPERVLNRLEKMDGLFVWVVDLFDFEAGMIEGLARRFGSKQIILAGTKRDLLPDTLSDGKLRQFLQERLKEQGISIKEMYLLSLNGDEQLDNLRNCLIQEHGDVVFFGRANSGKSTLINRLLNTDVLTSSRYPGTTIDFHEMEVNGYTWTDTPGIEVGQSMVMDVAEKNLKQLLPSRSIRPRIFQVYEEQSFAIGGLVRIDLSNVTNGSAVFYCSERLNVHRGNLAQADALWQKHYGDLLSPIPNEFPGTMHAVHKEGRKMDAVIDGLGWVCVSGDVGTLRVYAPKQVNVTFRKAMI; this is translated from the coding sequence ATGGCTAAATGCATCGGCTGCGGCGCAGAGCTTCAGACAATGGATCCTAACGGTATCGGCTACACGCCCAAAGAGGGCAGCAGCTATTGCCAGCGATGTTTCCGGCTGATCCACTACGATGATCTTGGCATTTCGATGCGCAGGGGCATTGATCCGGAACGGGTATTGAACCGGCTGGAGAAGATGGACGGCCTCTTTGTGTGGGTTGTGGATCTCTTTGACTTCGAGGCCGGCATGATTGAAGGTCTTGCGCGGCGGTTTGGATCGAAACAGATCATCCTTGCCGGAACGAAGCGGGATCTTCTTCCGGATACGCTGAGTGACGGCAAGCTGCGTCAGTTTCTGCAGGAGCGCCTGAAGGAGCAGGGCATTTCCATCAAGGAAATGTATCTTCTTTCCCTGAACGGGGATGAGCAGCTGGATAATCTCAGGAACTGCCTGATCCAGGAACATGGCGATGTTGTGTTCTTCGGCCGTGCCAACAGCGGCAAGAGTACGCTGATCAACCGCCTGCTGAATACCGATGTACTGACCAGTTCGCGCTATCCCGGGACGACGATTGATTTTCATGAAATGGAAGTCAACGGGTATACATGGACGGATACACCGGGCATTGAAGTCGGACAGTCCATGGTCATGGACGTGGCAGAGAAGAATCTGAAGCAGCTTCTTCCTTCGCGCTCCATTCGTCCCCGGATCTTTCAGGTCTATGAGGAGCAGAGCTTTGCGATCGGGGGACTGGTGCGAATTGATCTGAGCAATGTGACCAACGGCAGCGCCGTATTCTACTGCAGCGAGAGGCTGAACGTGCACCGGGGAAATCTGGCGCAGGCGGATGCCTTATGGCAGAAGCACTATGGCGATCTTCTTTCGCCGATACCCAATGAGTTTCCCGGAACCATGCATGCGGTCCACAAGGAGGGCCGCAAGATGGATGCGGTGATTGACGGCCTGGGGTGGGTGTGTGTATCCGGAGATGTCGGTACGCTGCGTGTCTATGCGCCAAAACAGGTGAATGTTACATTCAGAAAGGCAATGATTTGA
- the parC gene encoding DNA topoisomerase IV subunit A — protein sequence MAKKNEVIDHTVYQNELLEDIMGDRFSRYAKYIIQERALPDARDGLKPVQRRILYAMYHDGNTWDHPYRKSAKTVGLVIGNYHPHGDTSVYDAMIRMSQSWKVRLPLIDVHGNNGSIDDDPAAAMRYTEARLAKVTEVMENDLDKDTVEMAPNFDDTELEPTVLPVPFPVMLVNGATGIAAGYATNMPPHNLGEVVDATIYRLNNPECSLDELMQIIPGPDFPTGGIVQGADGIREAFATGHGRIVVRGRADIVEGRTCNQIIITEVPYEVIKSELVKRIDEIRLNRSIDGMLDVRDESDRMGLKVVVDVRKDADAQTILNYLYKNTDLQIYYNYNNVTIVDQRPVQIGLIGLLDAFINFRKEVVRRRSLFEKKQMEDRGHIIEGLMKAVSILDEVIALIRASKDKADAKKGLMETFGFDDKQAEAIVMMRLYRLSNTDIVALRNEFAELTNKIEEVNDILENENVMRSVIVKELRAVKKEYDDPRRTRIEENVSAIVIDKAATIANERVMVTVSRDGYVKRVSMKSYQASLQAGTKLTGLKEGDALIGTIECDTLNVLLLFTTKGNFAYLPVWQVDDGKWRDIGTHLNKYVRIEGTDKIVNAVLVPSFDTYAWIVTASENGQIKRTPVRDFQLQRNTRVMTAMNLNPGAGLLAAFAVYAEDEAVLLTRDGFLTRYPITQIPVQGLKARGVKAINISRGDRLAAACVLHKEDNALTVITDGAAMKRLKVEETVESNRPSKGCLAAKRLKTHPYVMRDILSVHSGETVSFFDPEEHDLPVVDIPLKTAATTFSEPITLNAGWYRLKDIDECRVVDRPADADDTEHDEVETISLFDGEEGNG from the coding sequence ATGGCGAAAAAGAATGAAGTGATCGATCATACCGTCTATCAGAACGAGCTTCTGGAAGACATCATGGGGGACCGGTTCAGCCGCTACGCCAAATACATCATTCAGGAGCGTGCGCTTCCGGATGCCCGCGACGGTCTCAAGCCGGTGCAGCGGCGCATTCTGTATGCGATGTATCACGATGGCAATACCTGGGACCATCCGTACCGCAAGTCGGCAAAGACGGTCGGTCTTGTCATCGGTAATTATCATCCCCATGGTGATACGTCGGTCTATGATGCGATGATCCGCATGTCGCAAAGCTGGAAGGTTCGGCTTCCTTTGATCGATGTCCACGGCAATAACGGTTCGATCGATGACGATCCGGCCGCTGCGATGCGTTATACCGAAGCACGTCTGGCCAAGGTGACCGAGGTCATGGAAAACGATCTCGACAAGGATACGGTTGAAATGGCTCCGAACTTCGACGATACGGAGCTGGAGCCGACGGTTCTTCCGGTTCCTTTCCCGGTCATGCTTGTCAACGGCGCCACCGGCATCGCGGCCGGCTATGCGACCAATATGCCTCCGCACAATCTGGGCGAAGTCGTTGATGCGACGATTTACCGTCTCAACAATCCGGAGTGTTCGCTCGATGAGCTGATGCAGATCATTCCGGGACCTGATTTTCCGACCGGCGGAATCGTGCAGGGAGCCGACGGCATCCGTGAAGCCTTTGCGACAGGACACGGCCGCATTGTCGTACGTGGACGGGCAGATATCGTCGAAGGGCGGACATGCAATCAGATCATCATCACCGAAGTTCCCTATGAAGTCATCAAGTCGGAACTGGTCAAGCGCATTGATGAGATCCGTCTCAACCGTTCCATCGACGGCATGCTCGATGTACGGGATGAGTCGGACCGCATGGGTCTGAAGGTTGTGGTCGATGTCCGCAAAGATGCGGATGCGCAGACGATTCTCAACTATCTGTACAAGAATACGGATCTGCAGATCTACTACAACTACAACAATGTGACAATCGTGGATCAGCGGCCGGTGCAGATCGGGCTGATCGGGCTTCTGGATGCGTTCATCAATTTCCGCAAGGAGGTTGTGCGGCGCCGTTCCCTGTTTGAAAAGAAACAGATGGAGGATCGGGGCCATATCATTGAAGGTCTGATGAAGGCAGTATCGATCCTGGATGAAGTTATCGCCCTGATCCGTGCCTCCAAGGACAAAGCGGACGCAAAGAAGGGCCTCATGGAGACCTTCGGCTTTGATGACAAACAGGCGGAAGCTATCGTCATGATGCGGCTGTACCGTCTGTCCAATACGGATATTGTGGCTTTGCGCAACGAGTTTGCCGAGCTGACCAACAAGATCGAAGAAGTGAACGACATCCTTGAAAACGAGAACGTGATGCGTTCTGTTATCGTCAAAGAGCTGCGGGCCGTGAAGAAGGAGTACGACGATCCGCGCCGTACACGGATTGAGGAAAATGTTTCGGCGATTGTCATCGATAAGGCGGCAACGATTGCCAATGAGCGGGTCATGGTCACGGTTTCCCGCGATGGCTATGTGAAGCGTGTCAGCATGAAGTCCTATCAGGCTTCCTTGCAGGCCGGTACGAAGCTGACGGGGCTCAAGGAAGGGGACGCACTGATCGGAACGATCGAGTGCGATACGCTGAATGTCCTTCTTCTGTTTACGACGAAGGGCAACTTTGCATATCTGCCGGTATGGCAGGTTGATGATGGCAAATGGCGCGATATCGGTACGCATCTGAATAAATATGTACGGATCGAAGGTACGGACAAGATCGTCAATGCGGTGCTGGTGCCTTCCTTCGATACCTATGCGTGGATCGTGACGGCATCGGAAAATGGACAGATCAAGCGGACGCCGGTCCGCGACTTCCAGCTGCAGCGCAATACCCGTGTGATGACGGCGATGAACCTGAACCCGGGTGCCGGCCTGCTGGCGGCGTTTGCTGTATACGCTGAAGATGAGGCGGTGCTGTTAACGCGGGATGGCTTCCTTACACGATATCCGATTACGCAGATTCCGGTGCAGGGCTTAAAGGCAAGGGGCGTGAAAGCCATCAATATTTCCAGAGGTGATCGTCTGGCGGCGGCATGTGTTCTTCACAAGGAGGATAATGCGCTGACTGTGATTACCGACGGTGCGGCGATGAAGCGTCTCAAGGTGGAAGAAACCGTCGAAAGCAACCGCCCGAGTAAAGGCTGTCTTGCGGCGAAGCGGCTGAAAACACATCCGTATGTGATGAGGGACATTCTCTCTGTCCATTCGGGGGAAACGGTCTCCTTCTTTGATCCTGAGGAACATGATCTTCCGGTTGTGGACATTCCTCTGAAGACGGCAGCGACGACATTCTCTGAGCCGATTACGCTCAACGCGGGATGGTATCGTCTGAAGGACATTGATGAGTGCCGCGTCGTTGACCGGCCGGCGGATGCGGATGATACGGAACACGACGAAGTGGAGACAATTTCGCTGTTTGACGGGGAGGAAGGCAATGGCTAA
- the parE gene encoding DNA topoisomerase IV subunit B — MPEKRRYEDDSIQILKGLDPVRKRPGMYIGSTDIHGLHHLIWEIVDNSVDEVLNGYGKKITITLNKDGSCTVEDEGRGMPIGMHPSGRNTLEVIFTVLHAGGKFTSEGGYKTAGGLHGVGASVVNALSEWLEVEVCHDGKRVRMRFEHGDRKIGKLQDLGPTNRSGSKVTFKPDPEIFTTTTFKYDTVCERAREEAFLLSGVSMTVIDARGKDIQKEEFCYQDGPTAFLNYLNEDRNVISPPVKFSGESQGIQVNVAFQYTDDYQENTYSFANLVRTTDGGSHEQGYKTAFTKAVNDYARKYGLLKEKDKNLEGSDVREGLTSIVSVSVPEEILQFEGQTKGKLGTPQAGPAVSAVVSDKLAFWFEENRELSDTLVRKMMKASQAREAARKAREEIRKGTKASKAEKLLSGKLAPANSRDARIKELFLVEGDSAGGSAKQGRDSHFQAILPLRGKVLNTEKCSLNDIAKNLELNTLTHAIGAGLGSDFDYTESNYSKIIIMTDADDDGSHIQILLLTFFYRYMRPLIEHGMVYIALPPLYRVGHGKQVDYCYTDDELDAERKKYGRLEVQRYKGLGEMNATQLWETTMDPEHRTLIRVGIQDGVLAEKRVSVLMGEKAEPRKKWIEDNISFTLEDDFKVETK; from the coding sequence ATGCCAGAAAAAAGAAGATACGAAGACGACAGTATTCAGATTCTCAAGGGACTTGATCCGGTCCGCAAGCGGCCGGGAATGTATATTGGCTCCACGGATATCCATGGTCTCCATCATCTGATCTGGGAGATCGTCGATAACTCTGTTGACGAGGTGCTTAACGGCTACGGCAAGAAGATTACCATTACCCTGAACAAGGACGGCTCCTGCACGGTGGAAGATGAAGGCCGCGGCATGCCGATTGGAATGCATCCCTCCGGACGCAATACGCTGGAGGTTATTTTTACAGTTCTTCATGCCGGCGGAAAGTTCACATCCGAAGGCGGCTATAAAACAGCCGGCGGCCTCCATGGCGTCGGTGCCTCCGTTGTGAATGCTCTCAGCGAGTGGCTCGAAGTGGAAGTCTGCCATGATGGCAAGCGTGTACGCATGCGGTTTGAGCACGGCGACAGGAAGATCGGCAAGCTGCAGGATCTCGGTCCGACCAACCGCAGCGGTTCCAAGGTAACCTTCAAACCGGACCCCGAAATTTTCACAACAACCACGTTCAAGTACGATACCGTGTGCGAGCGGGCGCGGGAGGAAGCCTTCCTGCTGTCCGGCGTCTCGATGACTGTCATCGATGCCCGCGGGAAGGATATTCAGAAAGAGGAATTCTGCTATCAGGATGGTCCTACCGCTTTTCTGAACTATCTCAATGAGGATCGCAATGTCATTTCGCCGCCTGTAAAGTTCAGCGGCGAAAGCCAGGGCATCCAGGTCAATGTTGCCTTCCAGTATACGGACGATTATCAGGAAAATACCTATTCCTTTGCCAATCTTGTCCGTACGACGGACGGCGGCAGCCATGAACAGGGTTACAAGACCGCCTTTACCAAGGCCGTCAATGACTATGCCCGCAAATACGGACTGCTGAAGGAAAAGGATAAGAATCTTGAAGGAAGCGATGTCCGCGAAGGACTGACTTCGATCGTCTCCGTTTCCGTTCCGGAGGAGATCCTGCAGTTTGAAGGACAGACCAAGGGAAAGCTCGGAACACCACAGGCGGGACCTGCGGTTTCTGCCGTTGTCTCAGATAAGCTTGCCTTCTGGTTTGAAGAAAACCGCGAACTGTCCGACACGCTGGTCCGCAAGATGATGAAGGCTTCCCAGGCCAGGGAGGCTGCCCGTAAGGCGCGGGAAGAAATCCGCAAGGGCACCAAGGCCTCCAAGGCAGAGAAGCTGCTGTCCGGAAAGCTGGCGCCGGCCAATTCCCGCGATGCGCGGATCAAGGAACTGTTCCTGGTTGAGGGTGATTCTGCAGGCGGCTCTGCGAAGCAGGGAAGAGACTCTCATTTCCAGGCTATTCTGCCGCTGCGTGGAAAGGTATTGAATACGGAGAAGTGTTCCCTGAACGACATTGCCAAGAACCTTGAGCTCAATACGCTGACCCATGCGATCGGGGCAGGTCTGGGCAGTGATTTTGACTATACCGAAAGCAACTATTCGAAGATCATCATCATGACCGATGCCGATGATGATGGGTCGCATATTCAGATTCTTCTGCTCACGTTCTTCTACCGTTACATGCGGCCGCTGATTGAGCACGGCATGGTGTATATTGCACTGCCGCCGCTGTATCGGGTCGGACATGGCAAGCAGGTGGACTACTGCTACACGGATGATGAACTGGACGCCGAGAGGAAGAAGTACGGACGTCTGGAAGTGCAGCGTTACAAAGGCCTTGGTGAAATGAATGCGACGCAGCTCTGGGAGACGACCATGGATCCGGAACACCGGACGCTGATCCGTGTCGGCATTCAGGATGGTGTGCTGGCGGAGAAGCGTGTCTCGGTTCTCATGGGTGAGAAGGCGGAACCGCGCAAGAAATGGATCGAAGACAACATCTCCTTCACACTGGAAGATGATTTTAAGGTGGAGACGAAGTAA
- the plsY gene encoding glycerol-3-phosphate 1-O-acyltransferase PlsY → MKIVLVLAVSYLFGSVPWALVIGKVFFHKDIRKEGSGNLGASNAGRVLGKPVAVIVTLLDAFKAFFSMMLAFYVTPSIVPLAGLACCIGHCYPVFAGFHGGKAVATSYGFLLGLVVFLHQPVFWQFFFPIFCFFGILYLCRMVSVSSILSLLIAVIVCWLSNAPIQASLSLSALWCFVTYRHRSNIERIKNGTENTIKWMGEVKHHGHH, encoded by the coding sequence ATGAAAATCGTACTTGTTCTGGCAGTCAGCTATCTGTTTGGATCGGTGCCGTGGGCGCTGGTCATTGGAAAAGTGTTCTTTCATAAAGACATACGCAAAGAAGGCAGCGGAAACCTCGGTGCTTCCAATGCTGGCCGGGTTCTCGGCAAACCGGTAGCTGTCATCGTGACGCTGCTGGATGCGTTCAAGGCGTTTTTCTCGATGATGCTGGCGTTCTACGTCACGCCTTCGATCGTTCCGCTGGCCGGACTTGCCTGCTGCATCGGACATTGCTATCCGGTGTTTGCCGGCTTCCATGGCGGCAAGGCAGTGGCGACTTCGTACGGCTTTCTGCTGGGACTGGTCGTTTTCCTTCATCAGCCGGTGTTTTGGCAGTTCTTCTTCCCGATTTTCTGCTTCTTCGGGATCCTGTATCTGTGCCGGATGGTTTCGGTTTCCTCGATTCTTTCTCTGTTGATTGCGGTCATCGTCTGCTGGCTGAGCAATGCCCCGATTCAGGCAAGTCTTTCCCTCTCAGCACTCTGGTGTTTTGTAACGTACCGTCATCGCTCCAACATTGAGCGCATCAAGAACGGTACCGAAAATACGATCAAGTGGATGGGAGAAGTCAAGCACCATGGGCACCATTGA
- a CDS encoding alpha/beta hydrolase codes for MGTIETFTLSVKPLTQSPRRVWVYLPSGYEKDSRKYDVLYMFDGHNLFDDNVATYGRSWRLKDTLDRMKLPLVIVGQDCNHTGNRRLEEYCPVPLDPNATFDNLVEARGLKSKGTVTAKWFAEKLKPYCEEHYRIFRERSHVGIGGSSMGGLMSLYMIAAYNDVYGKALCFSSTLDITFQQLRPVLEQAQMNPDTRVYLNFGENEGKGKHYLAENIETMLTANRILQEHGVTSTADLLLYGKHNEASWDRAFPDAVRFLWPECS; via the coding sequence ATGGGCACCATTGAGACATTCACCCTTTCCGTTAAGCCGCTGACACAATCGCCGCGCCGCGTCTGGGTGTATCTTCCGAGCGGCTATGAAAAAGACAGCCGGAAGTATGATGTGCTCTATATGTTCGACGGGCACAATCTCTTTGATGATAATGTTGCGACCTACGGCCGCTCCTGGCGGCTGAAGGATACGCTGGATCGGATGAAGCTGCCGCTGGTGATCGTCGGACAGGATTGCAACCATACGGGAAACCGGAGGCTGGAAGAGTACTGCCCGGTTCCGCTGGACCCAAATGCAACCTTTGACAATCTCGTGGAAGCCAGAGGCCTCAAATCCAAAGGCACAGTCACGGCGAAATGGTTTGCCGAAAAGCTGAAGCCGTATTGCGAGGAGCACTACCGCATCTTCCGTGAGCGCAGCCACGTCGGCATCGGCGGCTCTTCGATGGGCGGCCTGATGTCGCTGTATATGATCGCGGCTTATAACGATGTGTACGGGAAAGCGCTCTGCTTTTCTTCGACGCTGGACATCACCTTCCAGCAGCTGCGGCCTGTTCTGGAACAGGCGCAAATGAATCCGGATACCCGCGTCTATCTCAACTTTGGTGAAAACGAAGGGAAAGGAAAACATTATCTCGCCGAAAATATCGAGACGATGTTAACGGCGAACCGCATCCTTCAGGAACATGGTGTCACTTCCACAGCCGATCTTCTGCTGTACGGGAAACATAATGAAGCCAGCTGGGACCGTGCCTTCCCGGATGCGGTCCGCTTCCTCTGGCCAGAATGTTCATAA
- a CDS encoding aminopeptidase — protein MKTVWEKQDAQGMKDIMAFGEDYRQFLSRAKTEREFVHEAKKMMEEAGFQNLKLINRPLKAGDRVYTSNRGKNICLFVIGEEPLTEGMNVLGAHIDSPRLDLKQHPLYESDGLALFDTHYYGGIKKYQWTTRPMALHGIVCRKDGSRQLISIGEKADEPVVGISEILVHLAAQQMEKPGKTVVEGEALDVLAASIPEKGIEKDPVKTALLKLLKKQYDIEEDDFISAELEVVPAGEARDFGLDRSMIMGYGHDDRVCAYTSLRAILEMKKPRRTSCCILVDKEEIGSVGATGMHSRFFEYSIAKLLALQGKTALTDLNDTFTNSCMLSSDVSAGLDPLYESVFEKKNTAVLGNGIVFNKYTGSRGKSGSNDTDPEFIAQVRRVMDEDNVQFQTAELGAVDAGGGGTIAYILANLNMDVMDAGIAVLSMHSPAEIVSKADVYEGYRAYKTFLNKIQ, from the coding sequence ATGAAAACAGTTTGGGAAAAACAGGATGCACAGGGCATGAAGGACATCATGGCCTTTGGCGAAGATTATCGGCAGTTTCTCAGCCGTGCCAAGACGGAGAGGGAATTTGTCCACGAAGCCAAGAAGATGATGGAAGAAGCCGGCTTTCAGAATCTGAAGCTGATCAACCGTCCGCTGAAGGCCGGAGACCGCGTTTACACGAGCAACCGCGGCAAGAATATCTGCCTCTTCGTGATCGGTGAAGAACCTCTGACCGAGGGCATGAACGTACTGGGTGCACATATCGATTCTCCGCGTCTGGATCTCAAGCAGCACCCGCTGTATGAGAGCGATGGACTCGCATTATTCGATACACATTATTATGGCGGCATCAAGAAGTATCAGTGGACAACGCGTCCGATGGCACTGCATGGCATTGTCTGCCGCAAGGACGGCTCCCGTCAGCTGATTTCGATCGGTGAAAAGGCGGATGAACCGGTGGTCGGCATCAGTGAGATCCTCGTCCATCTTGCGGCGCAGCAGATGGAGAAGCCGGGCAAGACGGTTGTTGAAGGTGAGGCTCTGGATGTGCTGGCGGCATCAATTCCGGAAAAGGGAATTGAAAAGGATCCGGTCAAGACGGCACTGTTGAAGCTTCTCAAGAAACAGTACGACATTGAAGAGGATGATTTCATCTCTGCCGAGCTGGAGGTTGTTCCGGCCGGCGAGGCACGTGACTTCGGCCTCGATCGTTCCATGATCATGGGATACGGCCATGATGACCGTGTCTGCGCTTATACGTCGCTGCGGGCGATTCTTGAGATGAAAAAGCCGAGACGCACTTCCTGCTGCATTCTTGTGGACAAGGAAGAAATCGGTTCCGTCGGCGCAACCGGCATGCACAGCCGCTTCTTCGAATACAGCATTGCAAAGCTGCTGGCGCTGCAGGGCAAAACGGCTCTGACAGATCTCAATGACACCTTCACAAATTCCTGCATGTTAAGCTCCGATGTTTCGGCAGGGCTCGACCCGCTTTATGAATCGGTGTTTGAAAAGAAGAACACCGCTGTTCTTGGCAACGGTATCGTCTTCAACAAATACACCGGCTCCCGCGGCAAGTCGGGTTCCAATGATACGGATCCGGAATTCATTGCCCAGGTGCGCCGCGTCATGGATGAGGACAATGTCCAGTTCCAGACCGCCGAGCTCGGTGCTGTTGATGCGGGCGGCGGCGGAACAATCGCCTATATCCTCGCCAATCTGAACATGGATGTCATGGATGCGGGCATTGCCGTCCTGAGCATGCATTCGCCGGCCGAGATCGTTTCCAAGGCTGATGTCTATGAAGGCTATCGTGCCTACAAGACCTTCCTGAACAAGATTCAGTAA